In Halobacterium noricense, the genomic stretch ACGGGCGTGAGTTCCGCGACGTTCACGTCCCGGAGCGAAGACTCGACGGCCGACTCGTTGGCCTCGGCGTCCACTTCTGTCGCGCTCGTCTCAGTCTCCTCGTTCACGTCCGCGTCCCGTTCCGCGTGCTGCTCGTCCACGTCTACCGCGTCGAGGAACTCGCGAGCGCGCTCGACGACCGTTTCCGGCACGCCCGCGGTCTGTGCGACCTCGATGCCGTACGAGGCCGTCGCGGGACCGTCCCGAACTTCGTGCTGGAACGTAATGCCGTCGTACTCGCGGCGCTCGCACGACGAACCCCCGCTCGTTTCACTCGCGGGGACCCCGTCCCCCGCGCGCGTCGCGCCGAAGTGGAGGTTCACGGCGTCCGCGAGGCGGTCGGCGTCCGCCGTGAGTTCGTGGTGGTGCGTCGCGAACAGCGTCGTCGCGCCGAGTTCGTCGTGGACGTACTCGGTGACGGCGCGCGCGATGGCGAGGCCGTCCGTCGTCGAGGTGCCGCGGCCGACCTCGTCCAGCAGGACGAGCGAGTTTTCGGTGGCCGCGCGCAGAATCGAGGAGAGCTCGGTCATCTCGACCATGAACGTCGAGCGCCCGCCCGCGATGTCGTCGCTCGCGCCCACGCGGGTGAAGATGCGGTCGACGACGCGGAGTCGCGCGCTCGCCGCGGGAACGAAGCTCCCGGCCTGCGCGAGCAGCGAGACGAGCGCGACCTGGCGCATGTACGTCGACTTCCCGCTCATGTTCGGCCCCGTGATGACCGCGACCCGCCGCTCGGGCGTGAGGTCCGTGTCGTTGGGCACGAACCCGGCTTCCGTGCGCTCCACGACCGGGTGACGGCCGCCCTCGATGTGGATGCCATCGCCGCCCATCTCGGGGCGCGCGTAGTCGTGGCTCGCGGCGACCGTTGCGAACGACGCGAGCGCGTCCACGGACGCGACCGCCGCTGCCGTCGCCTGCACGCGCTCGGCCTCCTCGGCGACCCGGCTCCGCACCTCGCGGAACAGGTCGTATTCGAGGTCCTGAGAGCGCTGCTCGGCGCGCACGATGTCGTCCTCGCGCTCCTTGAGTTCGGGCGTGACGAACCGCTCGGAGTTCTTCAGCGTCTGGCGGCGCTGGTAGTTGTCGGGGACGGCGTCGAGATTCGGATTCGTCACCTCGATGTAGTAGCCGTGGACCGCGTTGTGGCCGACCTTCAGCGAGTCGACGCCCGTGCGCTCGCGCTCCTGTTGCTCCAACTCGTCTATCCAGCGCTTCCCCGAGCGCTCGGTCTCCCGGAGGCCGTCCAGCGCCTCGTCGTAGTCGTCCCGGATGACGCCGCCCTCCGTGAGTTCCTGGGGCGGGTCGGGGACGATGGCTCGCGAGAGCAAGTCCCGGATCTCCGGGAGGTCGTCGAGGCTCGCACGGAGCTCCCGGAGCTTCTCGCTATCTGCGTCCGCCAGCAGCCCGCGAATCTCGGGCACCACGTCGAGGGTGTCCTTCAGCGCGCGGAGGTCCCGGGCGTTCGCACGACCCCGCGACACGCGGGAAATCAGTCGTTCGACGTCGTAGACGTCCCGCAGGTGCTCGTGGAGTTCCTCCCGCGTCAGGGGGTCCGCGAGCAGTTCGCCGACCGCCTCGTGGCGCGCCTCGATTTCGTCGGCGTCGGTCAACGGTCGGCGCAGCCAGTCCGTGAGCGTCCGCCGCCCGAGTGCGCACGCCGTCTCGTCGAGCACGTCCACGAGCGCCGTGCCCGCCGCGCCGTGGACGCTGCGCTGCTCGAACACTTCGAGGCTGCGCAGCGCCACTGCGTCCATCTGGAGGTGCTCGCGGGGGTCGTACCGCGTCAGGTGGTTCAGGTAGTCCAGCCGGTCGCCGTCTTCGCTTCCGCCGGACGCATCCGCGTCCGGACGACGTGTCGAGTCGCTACGCGACGCGACACCCCCGCGCGTGTACTCGGCGTAATCGAGGAGCGCGCCACAGGCTGCGACTTCGGCGTCGCCGGCGAGCGCGTCCACGCTCCCGAAGTACGCCTCCACGGTCGCCTCGGCGCGCTCGTCGTCGAACGCCGCGTCGTCGTACTCGGCGACGAACGTCCCGTCGTCGAAGCGCTCCGCTGCCACGCCGGGTCCGGTGACGAGTTCGGCGGGTGCGAATCGCCCGAGTTCGTCCCGCACGCGCGCCGCGTTCGGGAGGCTCGTCGCGTAGAAGTCGCCCGTCGAGACGTCCAGCAGCGCGAGGCCGAACCCACCATTTTCTGCTGCGGCGACCGTCGCGACGAAGTTGTTGTCGTCGCCCGCGAGCAGTTCGTCTTCGGTCAGCGTCCCCGGCGTCACGACCCGAGTGACCGCGCGCTCGACGACCCCCGTGACCTCGTCGGGGTCCTCGACCTGGTCGGCGACCGCGACCCGGTAGCCCGCGTCCAGCAGGTCGTCGATGTACGGCTCCGCGTTGTCGATGGGCACGCCCGCCATCGGATACTTGCCGGTCGAGTCCTCGCGTGCGGTCAGCGTAATCTCGCAGATGCGGGCGGCCGCCTCCGCCGCGTCACAGAAGAGTTCGTAGAAGTCCCCGACCTGGAAGAGCACGAGCGCGTCCTCGTAGCGCCGCGTGAGCTCGAAGTACTGGCTCATCATCGGCGTGAGGTCGCTCTCGTTGGCGGCCATCTGGTCGGGTGGCCCGAGCGCCGCGTCCATGCACGAAGGCAACGGGGTGGCGGCTGTTATGCTCGTCGGTCAGTGCCCCTCGCTCGCGTCAGAGCAGGCCGGCGAGCACGAGCAGCGCGACGCTCACGACGGCCGCCGCACCGAACCACGGTGTCGCGCTGTCGGCAGCAGACTCGACGTCGTGGCCGGCAGTGAGGCGACTCGTCGCGACGTGCGCGAGCCCCGCGAGCACCAGCCAGAGGCCAGTCATCCCCACGACGAGGTGGCCGCGCGAGGAGCCCGCCAACGCCTCGAACGTGTAGAGGTTGCCGGCGAGGTGGCCGCCGGTCAACAGCATCGCGAGGACGCTGACGACGCTGAGTTTCGTGAAGCGGTCGGCAATCCACTCGACGGGCGCGGCGTCGAGCACGCCACGGCGGGCGGCGGGGACGACGAACAGCGCGACGGCGAGCGTGCTCCCGGTCCACGCCGCGCCGAAGACGACGTGGACGACTCGAGCGACGGTGATGTCGAAGCTCATCGCTTCCGGATTCGCAGACTGGCGGGAAATAACGCGTCGGTCTCCGGCCGGCATCGTCCGCTGGGCGTCGGAATCCACGTAACGCTTTACCCACGTGGTCGCCCACTCGCAGGTATGCGATTAGAGGAGTACTGGGGGGTCGGCCCGAAGACCGCCGACAAACTGGAGACCGAACTCGGCGTCCCCAACGCCGTCGACGCCATCGAGTCCGCGAACGTCCGCGCGCTCGTCGATGCCGGCATCTCGCGGGGCCGCGCGACGCGCATCCTGCGGCGCGCGAACGGCGGCGAGGGGATGGACGCGCTCGCGACCGACGACGCCCGCGCCGTCTATAAGGAACTGGTCGCACTCGCCGCCGACTACGCCGTCACGCCCGGCGCAGCGGACAGAATCCGCGTACGGACGCCGCTGACCGACCGCGACGAGATGACCTCGCGCCTCGACGACGTGCAGGCCGCCCGCGAGACGTGGGCACGTCTCGACAGCGAGACCAAGCAAGCCGTCCTCGACACGTTCGACGCGCACGACGACGCAGGGGACACACAACGCGCGGCGGTCGAGACCGCGCTCGCCCTGCAGGCCGCCGTCAGCGACGACTCCGGCGTATTCGCGGCGGTCACGACGCTCGACCGCGACGCGCTCGAAGACGCTGCCGAAGCGCTCCGCCACCTCACTGGCGACGGTGTGGCGGCCGGCGCGGACGCGAAACTCGACCGGCTCCGGGAGCGCGCCAGCGACCTCGAACGCCTCGAACGCGACACGTTCGACGTGCTCGAAGACGTGCGCTCGCAGGGCGTCGAGGGCACCGACGAGTTCCGCGAAGCGTTCGTCCAGTACGTCGGCAGCGAGGCCGGCGTCGAACCGCGCCGCGTGCGGAACGCCATGACCGCCGACGCCGCCGACGCCGCGGACTTCGTGAGTACGACGCTGCGCGCGCTCGCCGACGACGTCCGCGAGGACGAACAGGACCGCGAGAACGAGGTCGCGGCGGAGCTTCGAGGAGCTATCTCGAACGCGCGCGAGGAGGTCGACGCCGCGGTGACGGCCGTCAGCGACCTCGCGGTCGACGTCTCGCTCGCCCGGTTCGCGGAAGCTCACGACCTCACGCGCCCCGAGTTCGTGGACGCGGACGCCATCGCCGTCGAGAACGCGCGCAACCTCTCGCTCGCAGCGGACGGCGGGGACGTCCAGCCGGTGACGTACGCGGTCGGGGACCACTCCCTCGACCCGCCGAACGGCGACCGCGTCACCGTGCTCACGGGCGCGAACTCCGGCGGGAAGACGACGCTGCTGGAGACGCTCTGTCAGGTCGCCGTGCTCGCCGCGATGGGGCTGCCGGTGCCCGCCGACCGCGCCGAACTCGGCCCCGTCGACGCAGTCGTCTTCCACCGCCGCCACGCCTCGTTCAACGCCGGCGTGCTGGAGGCGACGCTGAACTCCGTCGTGCCGCCGCTGGCCGAGGGCGACCGCACGCTCATGCTCGTCGACGAGTTCGAGGCCATCACCGAACCCGGGAGCGCCGCCGACCTCCTCCACGGCCTCGTCACGCTCACCGTCGACGAGCAGGCGCTGGGGGTGTTCGTCACGCACCTCGCGGACGACCTCGAACCGCTCCCCGACGTCGCGCGGACCGACGGCATCTTCGCCGAAGGACTCAGTCAGGACCTCGACCTGCTCGTGGACTACCAGCCCCGCTTCGGCACCGTCGGAAAGTCCACGCCGGAGTTCATCGTCTCTCGGCTCGTCGCCGATGCCGGCGACCG encodes the following:
- a CDS encoding CopD family protein, with amino-acid sequence MSFDITVARVVHVVFGAAWTGSTLAVALFVVPAARRGVLDAAPVEWIADRFTKLSVVSVLAMLLTGGHLAGNLYTFEALAGSSRGHLVVGMTGLWLVLAGLAHVATSRLTAGHDVESAADSATPWFGAAAVVSVALLVLAGLL
- a CDS encoding MutS-related protein; protein product: MRLEEYWGVGPKTADKLETELGVPNAVDAIESANVRALVDAGISRGRATRILRRANGGEGMDALATDDARAVYKELVALAADYAVTPGAADRIRVRTPLTDRDEMTSRLDDVQAARETWARLDSETKQAVLDTFDAHDDAGDTQRAAVETALALQAAVSDDSGVFAAVTTLDRDALEDAAEALRHLTGDGVAAGADAKLDRLRERASDLERLERDTFDVLEDVRSQGVEGTDEFREAFVQYVGSEAGVEPRRVRNAMTADAADAADFVSTTLRALADDVREDEQDRENEVAAELRGAISNAREEVDAAVTAVSDLAVDVSLARFAEAHDLTRPEFVDADAIAVENARNLSLAADGGDVQPVTYAVGDHSLDPPNGDRVTVLTGANSGGKTTLLETLCQVAVLAAMGLPVPADRAELGPVDAVVFHRRHASFNAGVLEATLNSVVPPLAEGDRTLMLVDEFEAITEPGSAADLLHGLVTLTVDEQALGVFVTHLADDLEPLPDVARTDGIFAEGLSQDLDLLVDYQPRFGTVGKSTPEFIVSRLVADAGDRAERAGYETLARAVGEEAVQRTLADAEWSE
- the mutS gene encoding DNA mismatch repair protein MutS, whose amino-acid sequence is MDAALGPPDQMAANESDLTPMMSQYFELTRRYEDALVLFQVGDFYELFCDAAEAAARICEITLTAREDSTGKYPMAGVPIDNAEPYIDDLLDAGYRVAVADQVEDPDEVTGVVERAVTRVVTPGTLTEDELLAGDDNNFVATVAAAENGGFGLALLDVSTGDFYATSLPNAARVRDELGRFAPAELVTGPGVAAERFDDGTFVAEYDDAAFDDERAEATVEAYFGSVDALAGDAEVAACGALLDYAEYTRGGVASRSDSTRRPDADASGGSEDGDRLDYLNHLTRYDPREHLQMDAVALRSLEVFEQRSVHGAAGTALVDVLDETACALGRRTLTDWLRRPLTDADEIEARHEAVGELLADPLTREELHEHLRDVYDVERLISRVSRGRANARDLRALKDTLDVVPEIRGLLADADSEKLRELRASLDDLPEIRDLLSRAIVPDPPQELTEGGVIRDDYDEALDGLRETERSGKRWIDELEQQERERTGVDSLKVGHNAVHGYYIEVTNPNLDAVPDNYQRRQTLKNSERFVTPELKEREDDIVRAEQRSQDLEYDLFREVRSRVAEEAERVQATAAAVASVDALASFATVAASHDYARPEMGGDGIHIEGGRHPVVERTEAGFVPNDTDLTPERRVAVITGPNMSGKSTYMRQVALVSLLAQAGSFVPAASARLRVVDRIFTRVGASDDIAGGRSTFMVEMTELSSILRAATENSLVLLDEVGRGTSTTDGLAIARAVTEYVHDELGATTLFATHHHELTADADRLADAVNLHFGATRAGDGVPASETSGGSSCERREYDGITFQHEVRDGPATASYGIEVAQTAGVPETVVERAREFLDAVDVDEQHAERDADVNEETETSATEVDAEANESAVESSLRDVNVAELTPVEALNVLNDLKRDLD